One Limnochordia bacterium genomic region harbors:
- a CDS encoding DUF1614 domain-containing protein yields MALAIGLILLFIVAVLIYFGLLHRVLDRMRLDDRQALIIIGLMVVASFIDLPLFKDRLQVSLNVGGALIPLIVAVYLLVTADERVEWVRALIATAVTAIVLVVVNNITDFNPPQEVFIDPIWLFGIVAGVSGYLAGRSRRSAFIAGTLGIVTLDVIHLIRAVVEGIPATVAIGGAGVFDATVLAGLIAVGLAEVVGEVRERLQGGPKQRPDTPLQLRNEEFEREVSKEDEADE; encoded by the coding sequence ATGGCCTTGGCCATTGGGCTAATACTTCTGTTTATTGTGGCAGTCCTGATATACTTTGGATTGTTGCATAGGGTACTTGATCGCATGCGTCTAGATGACCGACAAGCCTTGATTATCATCGGTTTAATGGTGGTTGCTAGCTTCATCGATCTCCCGCTTTTCAAAGACCGGTTACAGGTGAGCCTTAACGTGGGTGGTGCCCTAATTCCCCTGATTGTGGCTGTGTACTTACTCGTCACAGCCGATGAACGGGTTGAGTGGGTGCGGGCACTCATTGCCACGGCGGTCACAGCAATTGTGCTGGTGGTTGTCAACAACATCACGGATTTTAATCCGCCCCAGGAAGTATTCATTGATCCCATCTGGCTTTTTGGTATCGTGGCCGGTGTTTCGGGATATCTTGCTGGCCGTTCAAGACGTTCTGCTTTCATTGCGGGCACCCTGGGGATTGTGACCCTTGATGTGATCCACCTGATCCGGGCGGTGGTCGAGGGCATTCCGGCGACGGTAGCCATTGGTGGTGCCGGAGTATTCGATGCCACTGTTCTTGCCGGGTTAATCGCGGTGGGATTGGCCGAGGTTGTGGGTGAGGTCAGAGAGCGCCTCCAGGGTGGCCCAAAACAACGACCGGATACTCCACTGCAGTTGCGGAATGAGGAGTTTGAACGGGAAGTTTCCAAGGAGGATGAAGCTGATGAGTAG
- a CDS encoding OsmC family protein, with product MKLKFSVKASSANPTKTIVSARNFQIIVDEPKNQGGTDDGATPVEYVLAALAGCLNVVGHVVAKEMDMPLTGIDFELEGDLNPAKFMGKSAKERAGYQEIRVKMTPQTTADTKTIEEWLKTVEARCPVSDNLVNPTPVKITIG from the coding sequence CTGAAACTAAAGTTTAGCGTCAAAGCGAGCAGTGCCAATCCCACCAAGACCATCGTTAGCGCACGAAACTTCCAGATCATTGTTGATGAGCCCAAAAATCAAGGCGGCACAGACGATGGGGCCACCCCCGTTGAATATGTCCTAGCTGCTTTGGCTGGATGCCTAAATGTCGTCGGTCATGTCGTTGCCAAGGAAATGGACATGCCCCTTACTGGGATAGACTTCGAGTTGGAAGGGGATCTAAACCCAGCAAAATTCATGGGCAAGTCCGCTAAGGAACGAGCTGGTTACCAAGAGATTAGGGTTAAGATGACTCCCCAAACAACCGCCGATACCAAGACCATAGAAGAATGGCTGAAAACTGTGGAGGCAAGATGTCCAGTTAGCGACAATCTCGTGAACCCAACGCCGGTAAAGATCACCATCGGTTAA